The following is a genomic window from Chengkuizengella sediminis.
GTTACAAATGGGAAATTACGATTTTCTATTAGTCGACATTTAGAAAACATTCAAACTGATGAAGACTTGAAAGGAGAATGATTGTGGCCAAGGAAGATGTAATTGAAGTTGAAGGAACTGTGATTGAACCTTTACCGAATGCGATGTTTAGAGTTGAACTCGAAAATGGACATGAAATACTTGCTCATATATCAGGCAAACTAAGAATGAATTTTATTCGTATTTTAACAGGAGACAGAGTGGTCATACAGCTCTCCCCATATGATCTTTCAAGGGGACGTATCACTTATCGGAAATAATGAGGATTTTACGTTTGTAAATCTCTTAGGAGGGAATGAATATGAAGGTAAGACCATCGGTCAAGCCGATTTGTGAAAAATGTAAAGTCATTCGACGCAATGGAAATGTGATGGTAATCTGTCAAAATCCAAAACATAAACAAAAACAAGGATAATAGGAGGTGTTCGCTAAGTTATGGCTCGTATTGCTGGTGTAGATTTACCTCGTGATAAACGAATTGTAATTGCGCTAACTTATATATATGGTATCGGAACTACTACTGCGCAAAAAATTATTAGTGAATCAGGATTAAATGCTGATACTCGTGTTCGTGATCTAACAGAGGACGAAGTAAGTAAATTACGTGATGCTATTGATCAAATTAAGGTAGAAGGAGATCTTCGTAGAGAGATTGCTCTAAATGTTAAACGCCTTAT
Proteins encoded in this region:
- the rpmJ gene encoding 50S ribosomal protein L36 translates to MKVRPSVKPICEKCKVIRRNGNVMVICQNPKHKQKQG
- the infA gene encoding translation initiation factor IF-1; translated protein: MAKEDVIEVEGTVIEPLPNAMFRVELENGHEILAHISGKLRMNFIRILTGDRVVIQLSPYDLSRGRITYRK
- the rpsM gene encoding 30S ribosomal protein S13: MARIAGVDLPRDKRIVIALTYIYGIGTTTAQKIISESGLNADTRVRDLTEDEVSKLRDAIDQIKVEGDLRREIALNVKRLMEIGCYRGIRHRRGLPVRGQKTKTNARTRKGPRRTVANKKK